The following proteins are encoded in a genomic region of Sorangiineae bacterium MSr12523:
- a CDS encoding CoA transferase, protein MRKAPLEGIKVLDLSRLLPGPFASLVLADLGAQVDKIEDPGGGDYLRHMPPPVAGAEGEGGAQSGLFLAINRNKRSAVLDLKKPQGRDALLRLVDHYDVVLEQFRPGVMDRLGLSHDTLRARNPRLVVCALTGYGQNGPLSLRAGHDINYLARAGVLGFQGPPDGPPAVFGFQLADIGGALWSVIGIMAALAARANTGEGSVVDVSMLEASMGFAASSFGQMLGKEMPKRGNETLSGAIAPYNTYETKDGRFVTLGALEPKFLLAFAAGVKLELDLSALVVGPHQEALKAKFREIFKRRTLAEWIEFSRTTDCCLEPVLLPEELASDPQLVARRVFFELPSPWGNLLQFRTPVTDPEGQHRAPPRQGEHTRAILREAGFSDAEVDALV, encoded by the coding sequence ATGCGCAAAGCGCCGCTCGAGGGCATCAAAGTTCTCGATTTGAGCCGGCTGCTCCCGGGACCGTTCGCATCGTTGGTGCTGGCGGATCTCGGGGCGCAGGTCGACAAGATCGAAGATCCCGGCGGCGGCGATTATTTGCGCCATATGCCGCCGCCCGTTGCAGGTGCGGAAGGTGAGGGCGGAGCCCAGTCGGGGTTGTTCCTCGCCATCAACCGCAACAAGCGAAGCGCGGTGCTGGACTTGAAGAAGCCGCAAGGGCGAGACGCGCTCCTGCGGCTCGTGGACCATTACGACGTGGTGCTGGAGCAATTCCGGCCCGGCGTGATGGATCGCCTGGGCCTCTCGCACGATACCCTGCGCGCACGCAATCCGCGCCTGGTGGTCTGCGCGCTGACGGGCTACGGGCAGAACGGCCCTCTGAGTTTGCGTGCGGGGCACGACATCAATTATTTGGCGCGCGCCGGGGTCCTCGGTTTTCAGGGACCGCCGGATGGACCGCCCGCCGTCTTCGGCTTTCAGTTGGCCGACATCGGTGGCGCGCTCTGGAGCGTCATCGGCATCATGGCCGCACTTGCCGCCCGTGCGAACACCGGGGAGGGAAGCGTCGTCGACGTGTCGATGCTCGAAGCCTCGATGGGCTTCGCGGCATCGAGCTTCGGGCAGATGCTCGGCAAGGAAATGCCCAAGCGCGGCAACGAGACATTGAGCGGCGCCATTGCGCCGTACAACACGTACGAGACGAAGGACGGCCGCTTCGTCACGCTCGGGGCGCTGGAGCCCAAGTTTTTGCTCGCCTTCGCGGCGGGCGTGAAGCTCGAGTTGGACCTGAGTGCGCTCGTCGTGGGGCCGCACCAGGAGGCGCTGAAGGCGAAGTTCCGCGAGATCTTCAAGCGTCGCACCCTCGCCGAGTGGATCGAGTTTTCGCGCACCACGGATTGCTGTCTCGAGCCGGTGCTCTTGCCGGAGGAGCTCGCGAGCGATCCGCAGCTGGTGGCGCGCCGCGTGTTTTTCGAGCTTCCCTCGCCGTGGGGGAACCTTCTGCAATTCCGCACGCCCGTGACGGATCCCGAAGGGCAGCACCGCGCGCCGCCCCGCCAGGGCGAGCACACGCGTGCGATTCTGCGTGAGGCTGGGTTCTCGGACGCCGAGGTCGACGCGCTCGTTTGA
- a CDS encoding SMI1/KNR4 family protein, whose protein sequence is MTPVERIRLLPAEEIVKSQPTANWKPSWVVIGESSLLSDPYFLDVSKPDPEGDCPVYTAMSGQEKWNPTLAASSFAQFLRIISTAMEIAAGFGDAIMDDEDEDSFREALGPKVKVIDAAALRAGHWT, encoded by the coding sequence GTGACTCCGGTCGAGCGCATTCGGCTGCTCCCGGCGGAGGAAATCGTGAAGTCGCAGCCCACGGCGAATTGGAAGCCGTCCTGGGTCGTCATCGGCGAAAGCTCGCTGCTGAGCGATCCGTACTTCCTGGACGTCTCCAAGCCCGATCCGGAGGGCGACTGCCCCGTCTACACGGCGATGAGCGGGCAGGAAAAGTGGAACCCGACGTTGGCCGCCTCGAGCTTTGCTCAGTTTTTGCGGATCATCTCGACGGCCATGGAAATCGCCGCCGGCTTCGGTGACGCCATCATGGACGACGAGGACGAGGACAGCTTCCGCGAAGCCCTCGGTCCCAAGGTCAAAGTGATCGACGCCGCCGCGCTGCGCGCCGGTCACTGGACGTGA
- a CDS encoding uracil phosphoribosyltransferase, with protein MVETAYSKSHYRAPEIAHRYGPNVHLLDDPLAWTQLARLCARETGQPHVGRLVRTLYERLSEVVLAAEFPRVRIDVPTRMVASSPYAVYRGAAIAPSTKAVSVGIARAGTMPSQVVYDLLNEVLDPAGVRQDHLFMSRVTDTEGRVTGASWHDAKIGGDVEGRIIVIPDPMGATGSSVVSAISHYKSKIGGTPAKVITMHLILTPEYLKRVLAAHPETIIYALRLDRGLSAPEVLSTVPGTQWDDEKGLDEHQYIVPGAGGVGELLNNAWV; from the coding sequence ATGGTTGAAACGGCGTATTCGAAGAGCCACTACCGTGCGCCCGAAATCGCGCACCGCTACGGGCCCAACGTCCACCTGCTGGACGACCCGCTCGCGTGGACGCAACTCGCCCGCCTCTGTGCGCGCGAAACCGGGCAGCCGCACGTCGGCCGCCTGGTGCGCACGCTCTACGAGCGTCTGAGCGAGGTGGTGCTGGCCGCGGAGTTCCCGCGCGTGCGCATCGACGTGCCCACGCGCATGGTGGCCTCCTCGCCCTACGCCGTTTACCGGGGCGCAGCCATCGCGCCTTCGACCAAGGCCGTGAGCGTGGGCATCGCCCGCGCCGGCACGATGCCATCGCAGGTCGTCTACGATCTGCTGAACGAGGTGCTCGATCCCGCGGGCGTGCGGCAGGACCACCTGTTCATGTCACGCGTGACCGACACCGAGGGCCGCGTGACGGGCGCCTCGTGGCACGACGCAAAGATCGGCGGCGACGTCGAAGGCCGCATCATCGTGATCCCCGATCCCATGGGCGCGACCGGCAGCTCCGTGGTGAGCGCCATCTCGCACTACAAGTCGAAGATCGGCGGCACCCCGGCGAAGGTCATCACGATGCATCTGATCCTCACGCCGGAGTACTTGAAGCGCGTCCTCGCCGCGCACCCCGAGACGATCATCTACGCCCTTCGCTTGGACCGTGGGTTGTCGGCACCCGAAGTGCTTTCCACGGTTCCGGGGACGCAGTGGGACGACGAAAAGGGGCTCGACGAGCACCAGTACATCGTCCCGGGCGCCGGCGGCGTCGGCGAATTGTTGAACAACGCGTGGGTTTGA
- a CDS encoding class I SAM-dependent methyltransferase — MRDNQSSSTAIGVAMQRAAHQLFDRPLVFEDPLAIRLTGSNDELLDFSKLDERETRHIRAFLAARSRYTEEAFEAAFSRGVRQYVVLGAGFDTFAYRHRLEEVRVLEVDHPATQARKRELLGNAGIAVPPSLTYVPVDFEKDTLRDALIANGFHFDESAFFCWLGVTMYLTRAAIMDTLGMILQAARGTEVVFDYQIDPASLDARDRAIVTALTARVAKLGEPWISHFLPESLMQDLRAMGFRHVESIGPQVLRALYFRNREDGLSVSNRAHLMHARV, encoded by the coding sequence ATGCGTGACAATCAATCGAGTTCGACTGCCATCGGCGTGGCCATGCAACGAGCCGCGCATCAATTGTTCGATCGTCCGTTGGTCTTCGAGGATCCCCTCGCCATCCGCCTCACGGGAAGCAACGACGAGCTCTTGGACTTCTCGAAGCTCGACGAACGCGAGACAAGGCACATCCGCGCCTTCCTCGCCGCACGAAGCCGCTACACGGAGGAAGCCTTCGAGGCCGCCTTCTCACGCGGCGTGCGTCAATACGTGGTCCTCGGCGCTGGGTTCGACACCTTCGCCTACCGCCACCGCCTCGAGGAAGTGCGCGTGCTCGAAGTGGATCATCCCGCGACCCAGGCCCGCAAACGCGAGCTGCTCGGCAACGCGGGAATCGCGGTGCCGCCATCGCTGACGTACGTCCCTGTCGACTTCGAGAAAGACACGCTGCGCGACGCGTTGATTGCCAACGGATTCCATTTCGACGAATCCGCGTTCTTCTGCTGGCTGGGCGTCACGATGTACCTCACGCGCGCCGCCATCATGGACACCCTGGGCATGATTCTCCAGGCCGCGCGCGGCACCGAGGTGGTGTTCGACTACCAGATCGACCCCGCCTCTCTCGACGCTCGCGATCGCGCAATTGTAACCGCCCTCACCGCCCGCGTGGCAAAGCTCGGCGAACCCTGGATTTCGCATTTTTTACCCGAGTCCCTGATGCAGGATCTCCGCGCCATGGGCTTCCGCCACGTCGAATCCATCGGGCCCCAAGTGCTGCGCGCGCTGTACTTCCGCAACCGGGAAGATGGATTGAGCGTCTCGAACCGCGCGCATTTGATGCACGCACGGGTGTAA
- a CDS encoding TetR family transcriptional regulator, translated as MGRVERRTQAERSIESRKKLIDAAIHLLATRGYAGTTLAEIGQVAGLSRGMVTHHFGTKEACIEAVVAAIHSAVLNAVEEAIGGRRGLLALDALVDVYFALLRGQSAGARALFIMRTEAVATVPRMRELAAENNEAFRRAIARRLAEGIADGEMDARLDPDVTAVLVEGVLRGSGAQWLLDPQGVDLDAAGAALKRIFRARCP; from the coding sequence ATGGGAAGGGTGGAACGTCGGACTCAGGCGGAACGCAGCATCGAATCGCGGAAGAAGCTGATCGACGCCGCGATTCACCTGCTGGCCACGCGCGGCTATGCGGGCACCACCTTGGCGGAGATCGGGCAGGTTGCGGGCCTGAGTCGGGGCATGGTGACGCACCACTTCGGCACCAAGGAGGCGTGCATCGAGGCCGTGGTGGCCGCGATTCATTCTGCGGTGCTGAACGCGGTGGAGGAGGCGATTGGCGGGCGCCGTGGGCTCTTGGCGCTGGATGCGCTGGTCGACGTGTACTTCGCGCTGCTGCGCGGACAGAGCGCGGGCGCGCGGGCATTGTTCATCATGCGGACCGAGGCGGTGGCCACGGTGCCGCGGATGCGCGAGCTGGCAGCGGAGAACAACGAGGCGTTCCGTCGGGCCATTGCAAGAAGGCTCGCCGAGGGCATCGCCGACGGAGAGATGGACGCGCGGCTCGATCCCGACGTGACGGCGGTCCTCGTCGAAGGGGTGTTGCGCGGGTCGGGCGCGCAATGGCTGCTCGATCCGCAGGGGGTGGACCTGGATGCCGCGGGTGCGGCGCTCAAACGAATCTTCCGCGCGCGATGCCCGTGA
- a CDS encoding DUF4388 domain-containing protein, translated as MQDPSPKAAAPTTLRPGRAYVLRFISGKYQGGEFPVVPDKQIIVGRSSDLDMVLVEDMVSRKHAKIHMQSDQIWIEDLGSTNGTFVNGEKIKRARLKEGDRVLIGTSILKLIAGESTRDSTADAKRELEHVAAQRRTSQARTMSGSIEEVPLPDLLQLFGTSKKSGVLVIRTDDDIGRIFMRKGNIYYAVINDLDDVPALKSIYRMLTWQKGLFDLDPPDDREYAGEIDVSVQEILMEGLRQLDEFNRIRDDLPDLNARLSLLSPLVPPLRDLKPMELDVLQLALNYGHLETVMNKSQSTDLETVQAVLKLLKGGYLKTE; from the coding sequence ATGCAAGATCCGTCACCGAAGGCGGCTGCTCCGACGACCCTGCGACCTGGGCGGGCGTATGTCCTTCGGTTCATCAGCGGGAAGTACCAAGGGGGGGAATTCCCCGTCGTTCCCGACAAGCAGATCATCGTCGGACGCTCGAGCGATCTCGACATGGTCCTCGTCGAGGACATGGTCAGCCGCAAGCACGCCAAGATTCACATGCAGTCGGACCAGATCTGGATCGAAGATCTGGGATCGACGAATGGCACGTTCGTCAACGGCGAGAAGATCAAGCGCGCCCGCCTGAAAGAAGGTGACCGCGTTCTCATCGGGACGAGCATCCTCAAGCTGATTGCGGGCGAGAGCACGCGCGACAGCACGGCGGACGCGAAGCGCGAGCTGGAGCACGTGGCCGCGCAGCGCCGTACGAGCCAGGCGCGGACCATGTCCGGCAGCATCGAGGAAGTTCCGCTGCCCGACCTTCTTCAACTTTTCGGCACCTCGAAGAAGAGCGGCGTGCTCGTCATCCGGACGGACGACGACATCGGTCGCATCTTCATGCGCAAGGGCAACATCTACTACGCCGTCATCAACGACCTGGATGACGTGCCCGCGCTCAAGAGCATCTACCGGATGCTCACCTGGCAAAAGGGCCTGTTCGACCTCGATCCGCCGGACGATCGCGAGTACGCCGGCGAGATCGACGTGAGCGTCCAAGAGATCCTCATGGAGGGTCTGCGCCAGCTCGACGAGTTCAATCGCATCCGCGATGACCTGCCCGATCTGAACGCGCGCCTGTCGCTGCTCTCCCCGTTGGTGCCGCCGCTGCGCGACTTGAAGCCGATGGAGCTCGACGTTCTGCAGCTGGCGCTCAACTACGGTCACCTCGAGACGGTGATGAACAAGAGCCAGTCGACGGATCTCGAGACGGTGCAGGCCGTGTTGAAGCTGCTCAAGGGCGGCTACCTGAAGACCGAATAG
- a CDS encoding L-erythro-3,5-diaminohexanoate dehydrogenase, which translates to MMETVATRGKQHNPVTGSGGMLLGRVAQIAPLADGKVARVHEGLSVGDRVATLVSLSLTPLRLDGITAVRAESAQLDVSGQAVLFESGSLVKLPHDMPERLALAVLDVAGAAPQVARLVKPEMTSVLVLGGGGKSGILCAAEARRKLGPSTGARRVIAVESYPRYADELRALGICDAVLGIDARDPVAMRRAVLEANDGREVDVTFSCVNVPDTEMAAVMATRDRGIVYFFAMSTSFTKAALGAEGVSKDVDLMIGNGYAEDHAAHTLAMMHEFPAIRALFETRYG; encoded by the coding sequence GTGATGGAGACAGTCGCGACGCGAGGCAAGCAGCACAACCCCGTCACCGGTTCGGGCGGGATGCTTCTCGGTCGGGTGGCTCAGATCGCACCCTTGGCGGATGGAAAGGTTGCCCGCGTTCACGAAGGTCTCTCGGTTGGGGATCGCGTAGCGACCCTCGTGTCACTCTCACTCACCCCGTTGCGGCTCGATGGGATCACTGCGGTGCGTGCAGAGAGTGCGCAGTTGGACGTGAGCGGGCAGGCGGTGCTTTTCGAGAGCGGCAGCCTCGTGAAGTTGCCGCACGACATGCCGGAGCGGCTCGCGCTCGCCGTGCTCGATGTCGCCGGCGCCGCACCGCAGGTCGCTCGGTTGGTGAAGCCCGAGATGACCTCGGTGCTCGTGTTGGGTGGCGGCGGAAAGAGCGGCATTCTCTGCGCCGCCGAGGCGCGTCGCAAGCTGGGGCCTTCGACGGGAGCGCGCCGCGTCATTGCCGTGGAAAGCTACCCGCGTTACGCCGACGAGCTGCGCGCGCTCGGCATCTGCGATGCGGTGCTGGGCATCGACGCGCGCGATCCCGTCGCCATGCGGCGCGCAGTGCTCGAGGCGAACGATGGCCGCGAGGTCGACGTCACCTTCTCCTGCGTCAACGTGCCCGACACGGAGATGGCCGCCGTGATGGCCACGCGCGATCGCGGCATCGTCTACTTTTTCGCCATGTCGACGAGCTTCACCAAAGCCGCCCTCGGCGCTGAAGGCGTGAGCAAGGACGTCGACTTGATGATCGGCAACGGCTACGCGGAAGATCACGCGGCGCACACCTTGGCGATGATGCATGAGTTTCCCGCGATTCGTGCCCTCTTCGAGACGCGCTACGGGTAA
- a CDS encoding formate--tetrahydrofolate ligase, which yields MTNFSPRPITEVAAELGLEPDDIEPYGKTKAKIALDVIARPAASRNAGRLILVTAINPTPAGEGKTTTSIALAMGMRRLGKRAVLALREPSLGPVFGVKGGGTGGGKASLTPADEINLHFTGDIHAITTAHNLLSALVDNSVYFRDTFEGSGEIDPRTITWGRALDMNDRFLRRCIIGLGGKSHGKVREERFDITAASEIMAILALARDYADLEQRLSRIVVGSSYDGHTITAGQIGAASAMCAVLRDALKPNLVQTLEGGPAFVHAGPFGNIAHGCNSVLATQLAIKTGDYAITEAGFGFDLGGEKFLNIKARTAGIWPRAIVLVATLRALKMHGGAPVKSSGEPNPEALQKGLAHLEKHIENAGAYGLTPVVAINVFPNDTEEELALVEQSAGKLGARMARSEGFGRGGEGSLDLARVVTEVVDATDANPPKPKYVYELEDAPHEKIRKIARTIYGAKDVAFVGSSEKDLKRIKELGYDKLPVCMAKTQMSLTDDPTVYGRPRDFVISVREVRLSAGAGFIVPLTGDMMTMPGLPKVPAARQVKLLPSGQIKGLMQND from the coding sequence ATGACGAACTTTTCCCCTCGCCCCATCACGGAAGTTGCGGCCGAACTCGGGCTCGAGCCGGACGACATCGAGCCATATGGCAAAACCAAAGCGAAGATCGCGCTCGACGTCATCGCTCGGCCCGCCGCCTCACGCAATGCCGGGCGCTTGATCCTCGTCACGGCGATCAACCCGACGCCGGCCGGGGAGGGGAAAACCACCACGTCGATCGCGCTGGCCATGGGCATGCGTCGCTTGGGCAAGCGCGCCGTGCTCGCCTTGCGCGAACCATCGCTTGGACCCGTGTTCGGCGTCAAAGGCGGCGGCACCGGAGGTGGCAAGGCTTCGCTCACGCCGGCCGACGAGATCAACCTGCACTTCACGGGCGACATCCACGCCATCACCACGGCGCACAACCTGCTCAGCGCCCTCGTCGACAACTCCGTGTACTTCCGCGACACGTTCGAAGGCTCCGGCGAGATCGATCCGCGCACCATCACGTGGGGGCGCGCGCTCGACATGAATGACCGCTTCTTGCGTCGATGCATCATCGGCCTGGGCGGCAAGTCGCACGGCAAGGTGCGCGAGGAGCGGTTCGACATCACCGCTGCCAGCGAAATCATGGCCATTTTGGCCCTGGCGCGCGACTACGCCGATCTCGAGCAACGGCTCTCGCGCATCGTGGTGGGCTCGAGCTACGACGGCCACACCATCACCGCGGGGCAGATCGGCGCAGCGTCGGCGATGTGCGCGGTGCTGCGCGATGCCCTCAAGCCAAACCTCGTGCAGACCCTCGAGGGAGGGCCGGCGTTCGTGCACGCGGGCCCGTTCGGCAACATTGCCCACGGATGCAACAGCGTGCTTGCCACGCAACTGGCCATCAAGACGGGCGACTACGCCATCACCGAGGCCGGCTTCGGGTTCGACCTGGGCGGTGAGAAGTTCCTCAACATCAAGGCACGCACCGCGGGCATCTGGCCGCGCGCGATCGTCTTGGTGGCGACCTTGCGTGCGCTCAAGATGCATGGCGGCGCCCCCGTGAAGAGCTCGGGCGAGCCCAACCCCGAGGCGCTGCAAAAGGGCCTCGCGCACCTCGAGAAGCACATCGAGAACGCGGGCGCGTACGGCCTCACGCCCGTCGTGGCCATCAACGTCTTCCCCAACGACACCGAGGAGGAGCTCGCGCTGGTCGAGCAATCCGCGGGCAAACTCGGCGCGCGCATGGCTCGCAGCGAGGGCTTCGGCCGCGGCGGCGAGGGCTCGCTCGACCTCGCGCGCGTGGTGACCGAGGTCGTCGATGCCACCGATGCGAACCCGCCCAAGCCGAAGTACGTCTACGAGCTGGAGGATGCACCCCACGAGAAGATCCGCAAGATCGCCCGCACCATTTACGGTGCGAAGGACGTCGCCTTCGTCGGCTCGTCGGAGAAAGATCTGAAGCGCATCAAGGAGCTCGGCTACGACAAGCTGCCGGTGTGCATGGCCAAGACGCAAATGTCGCTCACCGATGATCCGACGGTGTACGGCCGCCCGCGCGACTTCGTGATCAGCGTGCGTGAGGTGCGCCTCAGCGCGGGGGCCGGTTTCATCGTGCCGCTCACCGGCGACATGATGACCATGCCCGGCCTGCCCAAGGTGCCTGCAGCACGCCAGGTGAAACTGCTCCCGTCGGGGCAGATCAAGGGGCTGATGCAGAACGACTGA